One genomic segment of Bombus vancouverensis nearcticus chromosome 11, iyBomVanc1_principal, whole genome shotgun sequence includes these proteins:
- the LOC117165089 gene encoding uncharacterized protein LOC117165089 encodes MEAPDDRILVGPIPSQLNITGEINSTYPNGSPELGAVILRAEEALIVIFVLFLWAAAIALFFNRWGKIRMLEPSQPKFLPQDEQNCTTIEQNQLQNRRTFSKCNILCEECPIRHDSNYALGQMRPRQNSAFIGSSVSFLPGGGGTARRTKSAFDLQFSVFTENNTLDSSSEQDTLKNFKPACDSTKLLLDERKTSVYQLDKTGTTKSFCRNRGISVCQFDASPKLWQRDRGMSICQFDRMEVLARPLQRDRGGSICQFDRMDVLARSLQRDRMGSAYHFDRMDVLARPNVTLDKFLLREKRVSMCNLLGKNEKTTEGIQMERHLSNGNVGKIGEKDTSGEEERGRIMAEEQKTFIKQIPKEKKNSFCRSNQPSCSQTSDTAFGYKGTCV; translated from the exons ATGGAAGCTCCGGATGACAGGATCCTCGTTGGACCGATACCATCTCAATTGAATATCACCGGTGAAATTAATTCAACTTATCCGAATG GCAGTCCAGAACTAGGTGCAGTTATACTCAGAGCTGAAGAGGCCTTGATAGTTATTTTCGTACTCTTTCTATGGGCTGCGGCAATTGCATTATTCTTCAATCGATGGGGCAAGATAAGAATGTTGGAACCATCTCAACCGAAATTCCTGCCACAAGACGAACAAAATTGTACCACGATTGAACAAAATCAACTACAG AACCGACGCACATTCTCGAAATGCAATATTCTTTGCGAAGAGTGTCCAATAAGGCACGACTCGAACTACGCTTTGGGACAAATGAGACCGAGGCAAAACAGTGCGTTCATTGGTTCCAGCGTGTCCTTTCTCCCAGGTGGCGGAGGTACAGCGCGTCGCACGAAAAGCGCGTTCGACCTTCAATTTTCCGTGTTTACGGAAAATAACACGCTCGACTCCTCCAGTGAACAGGATACTTTAAAGAATTTTAAGCCGGCCTGCGATTCCACGAAATTATTGCTAGACGAACGAAAGACAAGCGTCTATCAGCTGGACAAAACCGGGACAACCAAATCTTTTTGTCGAAACAGAGGAATAAGTGTTTGTCAATTCGATGCTTCGCCAAAATTATGGCAACGAGATCGTGGAATGAGCATCTGCCAGTTCGATAGGATGGAGGTTCTCGCCAGGCCATTGCAGAGAGATCGCGGTGGAAGTATCTGTCAATTCGACAGAATGGACGTATTAGCGAGATCACTGCAGAGAGATCGCATGGGTAGTGCTTACCATTTTGACAGAATGGATGTGTTGGCCAGACCTAATGTAACTCTTGATAAATTCTTGTTGAGAGAAAAACGCGTTAGTATGTGCAACCTTTTGggaaaaaatgagaaaacgaCAGAAGGAATTCAAATGGAACGGCATTTAAGCAACGGCAACGTTGGGAAAATCGGGGAAAAAGATACATCGGGCGAGGAAGAGAGAGGCAGGATTATGGCGGAGgaacaaaagacatttattaaacaaatacccaaagagaagaaaaatagctTTTGTCGATCGAACCAACCATCTTGCAGCCAAACTTCTGATACTGCATTTGGATATAAAGGTACTTGCGTGTAG
- the l(1)10Bb gene encoding BUD31-like protein, producing MPKVRRSKKPPPDGWELIEPTLEELEQKMREAETEPHEGKRKQESLWPIFKIHHQKSRYIYDLYYRRKAISRELYDYCLNENIADRNLIAKWKKVGYENLCCLRCIQHRDTNFGTNCICRVPKGKLEEGRIVECIHCGCRGCSG from the exons ATGCCCAAAGTACGTAGAAGTAAGAAACCTCCGCCAGATGGTTGGGAATTAATTGAACCGACGCTAGAAGAATTAGAACAGAAAATGCGAGAAg CTGAAACGGAACCTCACGAGGGCAAGCGAAAACAAGAATCTTTATGGCCCATATTTAAAATTCACCATCAGAAATCACGATACATATACGACTTATATTATAGACGGAAAGCGATAAGTCGCG AATTGTATGATTATTGCCTGAACGAAAATATAGCAGATAGAAATTTGATAGCCAAATGGAAGAAAGTGGGATACGAAAACTTGTGCTGTCTACGTTGTATACAACACAGGGATACTAACTTTGGTACAAATTGTATTTGTAGAGTACCTAAGGGCAAACTCGAAGAAGGCAGAATAGTGGAATGCATTCACTGTGGATGCAGAGGATGTTCTGGATAA
- the LOC117165091 gene encoding uncharacterized protein LOC117165091: MELKGSAKSNRIRSSLKSKKLIAPKVEVITENVFVPITRTIFTKKRGDAMQCNFSVPKVDFVKLYQCNNGATMPLLKKPYSLLTNIVSKHKEVETSGKRLRSINRSYSFVNIKKVNFSQQPEIKKQQILIFPSSISNLPLTSFKSYSPAMDENAIKTSKRKKMDKINEKTRIGGINRISSNLPKTNGNDKKLKLHESENVIRRSQNDTTRTKYLSSSSKEKIHLMENNINNSIMSRNTSNVSITLSSTNPTATTKREDVKKQCIFDPYCESVLENIDVAIRGTISNNIIDCGKELKYPITHIESEAFNQLQCSMFDVSTSDNFLKMNGPDTIETMHSKMLATRNFRHHSRENIGHSILSFLRNNRSQYQDSTNSHYGHMCKIKYSWQVIGTSSQTSQTLLDNLVKESNLLDDESVYKCSVKYSWQIIGIATQTSQRDFTVSECRSAISFLSARTNTICHPIKEMICDSPPTATVWRKGKRFIILNNQYTQTFTHKECQTVFTELYKKYQN, from the exons ATGGAGTTAAAAGGTAGCGCAAAAAGCAACCGTATACGGAGTTCGTTAAAATCGAAAAAATTGATTGCACCAAAAGTGGAAGTGATTACGGAAAATGTTTTTGTACCGATAACAAGGACCATATTTACGAAGAAACGTGGTGATGCAATGCAGTGCAATTTTTCCGTACCAAAAGTGGACTTCGTTAAGTTATACCAATGTAATAACGGCGCAACGATGCCATTATTAAAGAAACCATATAGCCTTCTA ACTAATATAGTAAGTAAACACAAAGAAGTAGAAACATCAGGAAAACGGTTACGTTCGATTAATAGAAGTTACAGTTTTGTAAACATTAAGAAAGTAAATTTCTCTCAGCAACCAGAAATTAAAAAGCAACAAATATTGATATTTCCTTCATCGATTTCTAATCTGCCTTTGACTTCGTTCAAAAGTTACTCTCCTGCAATGGATGAAAACGCAATTAAAACAAGTAAACGGAAGAAAATGGATAAAATTAATGAGAAAACAAGAATTGGCGGTATTAATCGCATCTCATCGAATCTTCCAAAAACAAACGGtaatgataaaaaattgaaattacacGAATCAGAAAATGTTATTCGTCGATCGCAGAATGATACTACTCGAACTAAATATTTGTCATCAAGTTCTAAGGAAAAGATACATCTGATGGAAAACAATATCAATAATTCAATTATGTCAAGGAACACCTCGAATGTTTCAATTACATTAAGTTCAACAAATCCAACAGCGACCACGAAGAGAGAAGACGTTAAAAAACAATGTATTTTTGATCCTTATTGTGAATCTGTCTTAGAAAATATCGACGTAGCCATAAGAGGAACAATTTCTAATAATATCATTGATTGTGGGAAAGAATTAAAGTATCCAATTACACATATCGAATCGGAAGCCTTTAATCAACTTCAGTGTAGCATGTTTGATGTTTCGACAtcagacaattttttaaaaatgaacGGACCCGATACGATAGAGACTATGCATAGTAAAATGTTGGCTACGCGTAATTTTCGGCATCATTCTCGAGAGAACATTGGCCATTCGATTCTATCGTTTCTTCGGAACAATCGATCTCAATATCAGGATAGTACAAACTCGCACTACGGCCATATGTGCAAGATAAAATATTCTTGGCAGGTCATTGGTACAAGTTCACAAACATCACAGACACTTTTAGACAATTTAGTTAAGGAAAGCAATCTTCTCGATGACGAATCAGTCTACAAATGTAGCGTTAAATATTCTTGGCAAATTATTGGAATCGCTACACAAACTTCTCAAAGAGATTTCACCGTTTCAGAATGTCGATCGgctatttcatttttatctgcAAGAACAAATACGATTTGTCATcctattaaagaaatgatatgTGACTCACCACCAACTGCTACAGTTTGGCGAAAGGGTAAaagatttattatattaaataaccaATACACACAAACGTTTACTCATAAAGAATGTCAGACGGTTTTTACAGAACTTTACAAAAAATACCAGAATTAA